The stretch of DNA TCAGCAGCTGTTTCCAAACAAGAAGTCACATCCAAGAAACAAACTCCCACATGGGGGAACGGtaaggaggaggagcagagactTCAGGAAAactgctggctcctgggaaTTGCTGCCATTTGCTCCATGAGAAGCTGTCAGCTGTGATGGGAATGAGGGAGGGGAGGCTCCAAGCAGGGCTCTCAGGCCCTGGCACGGCGCAGGCTGGGGTAGCTCTGCACAGTCCTGGCTATGGCCTCATCCAGGCTGACCACAGGCCTGTAGCCCATGGCTCTCTTGGCCCTCTCACAGCTGTAGTAGTGGAAGGTCCCAGCCAGGGCCACCCTCATGGGTGTGAAGGTGGCCTTGATGGTCACCAGGGgcctgagcagggccagcagcagggccagcagcagggccaggtaATAGGCCAGCCAGTAGGGGATGTGGTACTTGGGAGGGTCGTAGTCCAGGCCGGTCAGGATCCGGGACATGAAGGTCCAGAAGGGAATTGGCTCATCATTGGTGATGTGGAAGGCCTGGAAGAGaggcagaggagaagcaggggtTAAAATCCTGCTGGCTTGCTCAGGTTTGGCTCAATGCTCCTGCTCATGCTGAGGACACGGCCCCCCTGAGCTGGGCCAAAGTGCTTTGTCTGCCCACCTCTGTGTGAGCAGGGGGAACCCCCGCTTTTCCAAGGAAACCAGCACTCCAGAGGCCAGGATTCCTCAGAAATACCAACCCAGctggctgccacagcacagagcagacagCCTAAAACACCCCAGTgtgcccagagcacagcaggaccagggaaagctggaaaagcTCCTCCTGTTCTGAACTGTGTCCCAAAAACTTCTGTGTTTCCATGTGTGCCTCCTggctgcccccagctctgcctggattGCCCTTCCCAAGCAGTTTTAGAGCAGGAAATTCCAGGATATCCATCCAGGTGGCTGCACACAGATGGGAAAGTtggagctgctcccctgcagcatGGATGTCCAGGAATGAGCAGGGATCCCacaggagaggctgtgggaaggggatcttcccctcccctccccttccctctcacCTTCCCACACAGGGGAGAGTCTTTGTGCAGCTTTTCTGCAGCCAGGATGTGCCCATGCACCACGTTCTCCACGTAGGTAAAATCCACCAAGTTCtttccatccctgcacacagaAAAGGGATTTTAGCCCTAAAGGCAAGCTGGGCTGAAAATCTGCCTGTGGCAAAAGGAAGCACTTCCACCAGGATGAAATCATGCCAAGTTTCCCCTTCTTTCACTCTCTGGTGCTGTAATTTCAGGCCATAGTTccaatatttcatattttataggGGTTTGAATTGCAAAAACCTCAAATACAAGTGGTATAAATTAACAGCAAGTAATTGGAGCTGTCTCATATTAATGGCACAGCTCTTGAACAGCTCCAGCTTTCCTCATGGATATTCCTTTGGCATTATGGACTCTCACCACGGCAGGGAGTGAGCCCCAACAGAGGATttttaagcattaaaaaaaaaagaaaagaaacaacacaaCTGATTTCCTTTAGCTCCCTTCCAAAGGGCTTTGGAGATCCAGCAGGGAttgtgccccagctctgcactgcctggCCTTGCTCACCCAATGATGAATTTCATTTTGCCACTCTGAGCTGCCTGGATGAGGATGGGAACCAGCTGAGGGTCTCTGGGCCCAAATATCCCATGGGGCCGGATTGCAGTGGTGAGGAAATCATTGTCTGGGTCATTGGCACTGAGCACCTCCTGtggggaaagaggagaaggaaatcaAGGGGGGAAACAGAGCTCAGCAATGCATCtactgcaggggctgggggctgctcatCTCCCTGGCAAGGAACCTGAATTATCCCCTCCTGTCCATCCTGATCCTCTCTTTGTTCCCatctcctttcccagctctcctcgATAAGAAAACCAGACAAAACCCCAGTTTTTATGGTTGACATTTAATGAATTGACAAAGGAAGGGAAGCTTTGCTTCTCTCATTGAACATCCCAGAAGCCAGAGGAGCTTTCCAAGCTCCTCTCCACGAGCTCTGTGCATGAGCTGGAGCAAAGGACACTCAGGAATTTCATttctgtccctcccagccctcctggatCTGCCTCAGGAGGTGGAGACCCCatctcctggagccccagcagcacattaagcagctctggagcagatTTCACTCTCCTGGGAGCTCCTAAACAACGAGTTCTcctcatttccagctgctggaatttCCATGGAGGAGGCACAGACAAAATCCTTTCAGTTCCCCCCCAAAACAAAGCCATAATCACTGGAGCTACCCCTGACTTCTGCTCCTCAGCTTCCCCTTGAGCAGACACTGCAAAGTGCTGCTGAAGGAGCATATGTTTCCACTACTACAATTAATTCAGCTTTTGTGGAGGAAATCCAGCCTCTCACACTGGCAGCACCAGCATGGAAGGGACTCTCAATTCTTCTGGCACAAAAAGCAAAGATTCTTCCCCCAGCTGAAACGCAAGCCATGGGAAAAGGATCCAAAAGAGATCTGCAGGCTTTGATTGAAAACATTGCCATGCCACATGTAAAGCACAGATGCTGCACAGTAAGAACATGAGAAGAGCAGGTATTGCTGGTGTCCAAAGCAGTGAGCTCTCAGATGTTTGGTGATTATTAATTTCATATTAACATTTTCAGTGTGCCCCTTAGCTCAGGCCACACTGCcaccccctctcctcctcccccagtgCCTTTTGCACATTCCCAACTCGAAATTCAGGctgcaaagcaggaaaagcagcagagaagccAAAACCCTGCCCTGACTGTTaacccagagctgtggcaggtGAGAACTGGGACTATCCTGTGGCTGTGACCCCTCTGCAGTGGCACACAGGATTTCATTCAACCTCTGAGGCAATTCATGCCACAAAGagaattttattctctttttattcaGTGAATACACACAAAAAGAACAGTTTAACCACTGCAAATACCTTCTCCTGCAGGATCTTGGTCTCTGTGTAGTAATCAATAGGTTTTTGTGCATAGGGGAGATCTTCTGAGCCATTTTTGATGTCTGTGCCCTCAAAAACTACACTGGCACTGCTGGTTAACACcaatttctgcaagaaaaaggggagaaaacagTTGTTtaaagtctaaaatgaaaggGTCATTATTTACAGAGGCTGAGTAAagataataatgataataacaataatagtTAACGAACTGATGCTACAGAAAATAACCTGAGTCTAACAGAAGATGAACAGAAACTGCAGGTGAGAGAACTCCCCCGTTTTGATTCATTCTGTCCCATCATTTAATGCTGcctgaaggaaataaaacattccAACAAACACCCAAGGCAGTCAATCCAGGGGAAACATCTCCAGGAAAATCAGAGGCTTGGAACACTTAACACACAGCCagtgttttaaagaaagattTGCTCATCTTGGCaataacagaaaaacaacaaaagaaacctTGGATGTCTTTGTTTggttatttaaatgaaattaatataatacataaatataaatgaaataaattaatttaaatgaaaacttatGGGGATTCAAGTAATTTAAGGAGAAAATTCAGTCTCCAATTCCAGGCTTGCTTCCTCAGGCTCTTCCTTTTGTGGGCAATTGAGTTTTTAAACCAAATGACTGAAACCATGGCACAAGTGTGCTCCTCCTCACTCCAGGGTGAAGGATTCTGGGGAAGAGATGCCAGGAATCTTCCCCCTGCTGGAAAAGTCACCTCTGGGGCTGTCCCTTTATGAAAGAAGCACTTGTGAgatgctgctctcccagctaGGACAGATTTGCATGGATACTTTTCCAGCACAATGTGCTTTTCTGTGGCAAACAGGGACTGAGTTTACACCCCCAGAGTCTCTCATCCACTGCTTTTCATGGACCAGGTGGGAATTCAGGATCTCAgagccctgtgacccctctcAAGCCAGGCTGGCTTTGATGACAATGTTATAAATCCATCAGCCAAAAACCTTTACCTGCACTCTAGCCTCTCTGCAGGCTGCAATGACTGTCTTGGTTCCCAGAAAATTCACCTTGTAGAACAGCTCCCTGTTGTCACTGGAAGGGGCTGGTGAGGCACAGTGGAACACCACAGAcactccctgcagggctggcagcagagcctgcaggaaaacagggggaaaagggaatggagcagcagccagagtgggtgacaggaaaaaaacaacagcatgGAAATACAGCAGCTCTTTTTTTATCATGGAAACAGCTCCAACAGTTCCTTCCATAAAGGTGGGCAGCTGGATCAGCATGCAGGATCTCCACAATGTCCTGTCCTCAGCACTCACCacatcctctcctctccccagagAAATTCTGGGagcttccccagggctggaggctgcccaggctgagctccctgcagctcccaggtgcAAGGCTCAGgattccctggagctgggacatGAGGAAACAGCAGCTTTAAAGCTCCCCACGGCACTGAGTGCAGGTGAGTGTCCCCAAGTCACCTCCCCCAGACCTTGGCCAAGGCTCCCACTCATCTCTGTTGGGAACATGAGCTGTGCTATTCTCAGGGAGTTGAGGAGAACTGGGAGAGCCCCTGCAATTAACCCAGGGACTGTAATTACCCTGTGAATCCCAGCTATCAGTGATGCAAAGCACCAGGCAcgacccagccctgctcctctcagctTGCAGCAGAAGCCAGACAGCAGATCTGCTCCCTTCAGGGGTAAAAACTCAAGGAACAGAGATCTGCtcccttcagcagcacaaatgcaaggaaaagtgcaatccctgccctgctgcctgcagctcaccTCCTTGTCACACAGGTCCCCCAGGTAGAAGGTCACCTGCTCCCTCTCAAAGCTCTGCTGGATGTCAAAGACGTTGACTCTGTAGCCCttggccagcagctgctccaccaTGTGCTGGCCCAGGAAGCCCGAGCCCCCGATGacagtgcagctcctgccagcctgcagggacacagggatgacaGCAAtgctggatttgtctttacaaacgagctgtgggtctgctggtagataagaccagcactgagagataaaagaaaccaTGGGATGGATTTCACTGATTGCCTTTCCAAACAAACTGCAggtttgctgagaaatgaaactGGGTATTGGAAggtgaaagaaacaatgggggaaAACCgatgaattctgtaagaattaaaaattaaaagggagggttgtacattagaggggaatctcaggtatcagtgtttgggaagtctgtgcctctcaagtacctcagcaatggggaaagagagagggaaattgggataaaaagggagGTGAggcctccaaaaatctgagagagcccaggggatgccccatggcctctccctttattccaTTTTAGACATAAACCTCTGCTGtttgtggattcattttcctgacaggGAGAaccccctggcacagccagcaaactgtgctgagctctcctggagctggggggtTCAGTTCTGCTGtacactgcagggatgggaactggcacagcagagctctgggctgtcaCCCAGAGTCAGGAGCTTTCCTGGGGTTGTCCTAAACCAGGAGAGGAGTTCAGACACCCTGGTGGGATTTTGGAAGGACTCTGCCTCATCCTTACAATCAagaggctcagggaggagggaaggaaaggaagattGGCCCCCATGAATTCTGCAAGCAGAATTTGAAGGGAGCctgcaagaaagatggagagaaaagATTTGCAAGAgaggcaggacacagggaggggcttcccactgccagagggcagggatgggtgggatattgggattttgggcaggaattgttccctggcagagcagtgaggccctggcacaggtgcccagagcagctggggctgcccctgaTCCCgggcagtgtccaaggccaggctgcagcagcccgggacagtgggaggtgtccctgccaggcaggggTGGAGCTGGACcagctttaaggtctctcccAAGCCAgaccagtctgggattctgggcTGATTCTGGGATTTGCTTCAGCCTCCTGGCACAGCTAATTCAGAACACGAACAGCATCAACATTATCAGAAACTTGACTCTCAGAGCCAAGAAAGCAAGCAGGTAAAGGTTCAAAAGCACAGGGGCTGTCCTTTTGAGCCATTAGTTCtgccttcctttttctttcagctttgtaAACCCATGACTGGAGTCACTGATTAACAGATTTCTCACTGGACTGAGACCAAAGCACTGCATAGAACATCCAGGCCCCGAGTCTGAGGGAGCTTTTACACAAAgaatgctctgtgctgcttgcaAAGAGTTTTACTCCTGGTTGTAACAcaacccccagctctgcagggatctCTGGGGGAGTCTGAACCCCCTGGGGCCACACAAGAACAGGGACTGTTCACAACCCTTTAAGGAAAGGCTCTGCTGAGTGTTGGGTGATCCACAGGAGAAATTCGATTTGTTCCCTGGGTTACATCAAAGCTGAACCAGTTCTTTGGGATGGGCCACCCTGAGCAGGGTCTGGAGCAGaaatcctgtgaggagcagctgggaaaggggctcagggGGAACTTCTGGCTCTGCATGattccctgacaggaggggacagccagggggaggatttgggatctgcttagggaacagggacaggaggagagggaacagcctcaggctgggccaggggagggcagggtgaTATTGGGGAAATTTCTCCACTGAAAGAGTGACCCTGGAAGTCTCAGACAAGGAGGGAATTTTGGAATGTGGtttggagcagaggaggggattcagacagaaacattttcagctCCTCCTCAAAGGCAGCCACTCCCTTCCTctgccctttcccttctccctgcaccCTTTCCCACCAGTCCCTTCCACCCCACACCATTCTGATCCCTGTGCCTTCTCCAGGAACCAAACTGCTCTGAGATGTGCTGGAAGTGAagttttcctgcagcagaatGCTGCCCTCTGCCTCTGAATCCCTGAACACTGCAGAGGCTTCAgaggaatcccagaatcccagattgctttgggctggcagggattttaaagctctttttaTTCCACGGAGgttggaataaaataataaaataataaaataaaataatcacacCTTCCAgtaccccaggttgctccaagccctatccagcctggccttggacactttcagggatccagggacagctacaattatatataattttattataaacCCTCTATCATTTGATATTGAATGGTATGCAGCCATACTTATATCTAATATTACAAACTCTCTATCTTTTAATATTGCACAATATAATCTTTATGGCAAGCCAAACTACACATCTATATTGATTTTAAGGTCTGAATTCAATCCATCCAAATTGTACCTCAGAAAACCACGTTTTCTCCCCAGAATTATCATTAATGCAGGATCATCCTCATGTCTTCCCCAGTGATGTGCAGAATATTTATGCATTTGTTTCTTCCCAAAGTTTGAGGCCCCAACTCACCGATCTGAGGCGTGTGGCCATGGCTTTGGTGAGGCACTGTCCACCAGAATCCttggaaaaaagggagaatatTCTTTTATTCCTAATAAAACAACACTTTCCTAGTTACAGAAATCAAGGTTTGAAGCCGTTATGCTGAAGAAGGATGAAGAGAGGGAGTTAATTCTCCCTGTTCTTCCATAAATCTGCAACTGCAGGTGCTGGCCTGGCTCTTTGgtgctgatttttctgaaagccCTCTGCAGTTCCAAGGAAAAAGCCGGGAAGAGGCGGGAGGGGTGCCTGTCCTGGAACACCGAGCTGGTTTaaagcagggacacagctgtcCCCTCTTCCATATCTATCCTCTCCCTCTCCAAAACGCACTTTACGAACTGCTGCATCTCCAGTTCCCCCCTACCCAGCCTTCACccccatcccagagccccccatGGCCTTTAGTACCTCACCCACAGCCCcggcagccccaggagctcctcccctgctcccagcacagctcccagctccttcccctcagcCCCCAGGACCCTTCCACATCTCCCTCACCGACCCCAGGCCTCACTCCCACAGCCGCAGCCCGTTCCCCGCTGTTCCCACACCTTTTTTCAGCTGCCAGGACTCTGCCGGACCCCGCTCGCCGCCGCCCTGAGGGAGCCCCGgtcccgcccccggccccgccccctcgcTGCTCTTCACCAATCAGAGCCGCGCTTCATCCCAGACCCCGCCCACCCACCCCGTTCCCGCCTCTTTCCCTGAGGCGAGCATCGCGCCAGTATGCTCGCGCTCGCTGATTGGTCCAACCCCTCTCCACTGTGACCAATCGCgtggaaggaaagaggagaatCTCCCACGCCCTCATTCACCTTTGGCCTCGCCATCACGCCAGCCAATAGGAGCACGCGTTGCCATAGCAACGGCGTGGGGGCGACAGCCAATGGCGGGGCGGGATATTGAGGCTGCCAGGGGTGAAGCCGGCGGGATGGTGAGGCCGGCGGTGAGGGGGCCGTGATGGGGGCTCAGGAAGATTCAATGGAACCAggaaattccccattttcctgtgATGGGGGCTCAGAGGCTGTGATGGCTCAGGGGCAGTGACGAGGGCTCAAGGGTTGTGATGAGGGCTCAGAGGCTGTGATGGCTCAGAGGCAATGATGGCTCAGAGGCAATAATGGCTCAGGGGCTGtcatgggggtttgggggctgtgATGGAGGCTCAGGGGCTTTGATGAGGctcaggggctgggacagggctctggggcAGTGATGGGGGTTCAGAGGCAATGATGGTTCAGGGACCATGACGGGCTCGGGGGTTGTGACAGAGCTCAGGGGCTGTCATGGCCCAGGGGCTGTGACAGTGCTCAGGGGTTGTCATGGCCCAGGGGCTGTGACAGTGCTCAGGGGTTGTCATCGCTCAGGAGCTGCGATGGCTCAGGGACAGTGATGAGGGCTCAGGGGCTGTGACAGGACTCAGGGGCTGTGACAGGGCTCAGGGGCTGTGATGGCTGAGAGGCAGTGATGGCTCAGGGGCTGTGATGGGGCTCAGGGACTGTGACAGGGCTCAGGGGTTGTCATCGCTCAGGAGCTGCGATGGCTCAGGGACAGTGATGAGGGCTCAGGGGCTGTGATGGCTCAGGGACAGTGATGGCTCAGGGGCTGTGACAGGGCTCAGGGGCTGTCATGGCCCAGGGGCTGTGACAGAGCTCAGGGGCTGTCACGGCCCAGGGGCTGTGACAGTGCTCAGGGGTTGTCATCGCTCAGGAGCTGCGATGGCTCAGGGCCTGTGATGAGGGCTCAGGGGCTGTGACAGGGCTCAGGGGCTGTGACAGGGCTCAGGGACTGTGATGGCTGAGAGGCAATGATGGCTCAGGGGCTGTGATGGCTGAGAGGCAATGATGGCTTGGGGGCTGTGACAGGGCTCAGGGACTGTGATGGCTGAGAGGCAATGATGGCTCAGGGGCTGTGATGGCTG from Catharus ustulatus isolate bCatUst1 chromosome 14, bCatUst1.pri.v2, whole genome shotgun sequence encodes:
- the NSDHL gene encoding sterol-4-alpha-carboxylate 3-dehydrogenase, decarboxylating, producing MATRLRSAGRSCTVIGGSGFLGQHMVEQLLAKGYRVNVFDIQQSFEREQVTFYLGDLCDKEALLPALQGVSVVFHCASPAPSSDNRELFYKVNFLGTKTVIAACREARVQKLVLTSSASVVFEGTDIKNGSEDLPYAQKPIDYYTETKILQEKEVLSANDPDNDFLTTAIRPHGIFGPRDPQLVPILIQAAQSGKMKFIIGDGKNLVDFTYVENVVHGHILAAEKLHKDSPLCGKAFHITNDEPIPFWTFMSRILTGLDYDPPKYHIPYWLAYYLALLLALLLALLRPLVTIKATFTPMRVALAGTFHYYSCERAKRAMGYRPVVSLDEAIARTVQSYPSLRRARA